CATGGAATACCTCCAGCCTTTTTTAGTTACAACGACGAGATGCAAGGAATTGTTTCCGGTAATGGTATTATTCGGTTGTTTTTATTTGGTAATTAATTGACAATATAAATAGAGGTGATTCTATGAAGAAATTCATGTTTACATCATTAATTGCGCTGCTGCTTGTAGGCTGCTCGCAAAAAGAAAAAACTTTGGACGATGAACTGCAATTGGAGCTTCAACATTTGAATGAAGAAGAAGTAAAATTGTTAATACATAGGAATGGCAATTTTACAAAGGAAGAAATCGAACAATATTACGCGGTTGTGGTGTTTGATTATCGTGTTCGAAATGGCAATAAGTTTCGTAAGCTAGTGGTTCAACATGATTTCGACTGGGATATCTTGAGGGATCAGGTCAAGTTGGACTATGGGAAGAAGTATATGAATGGGAATGGACGCGGGTAGAATTTTAGAAATGGTAGCTTTGAACACGATTCAGATCGTTTTATTTTTTACGCAAAGGATTTCACAGCCGAGCAGTTACAGAACATTTTTGAAACCTATAAACTAAACATTTCATGGATCGATTCAGAAGGACGTTTCAAAGAGCAAACCATTTTTGCTGGCCAATATTTTCAGGATAAACGAGGAGAATAAAAATATGACATTATACACCGTATTCGTGGCAGACAAACAATTGAATGAAGTGGATTATACAGGTATTGACTATATTTCTGTAAGTGAATTGAAAAAAATGTATCCGATTTCTGAGCAATTTCCAGAGCAGCCATGGCACTCGATGGATGATGACGCGCAAATATTACATGCGCCAGATGAAGGGGCATTTGCCAAGCTACATGTTTACGAGTGGGGAAATCCGCCCTATGATTTAATAAATTATAATGACAAACCTTTCATCTATGGCGTCGATGGTAATTGGAATGAGGAATTTGTAAACGACTTATTGAACTATATTAAGAAACAGCTTTCCCCCGATCAAATTGTCCAGTTACTGCGCTTTTGGGCGGATGAAATCCCTCGACCAATTCTAAAAAAACGTACAATATCGATACAAGAAATTGAATTAACACAACTACATAATATCGCGCAAGAGCAATATATACGCGTTTCATTCGTGTAAATGAAACCTTATGTATGAAAATCCGTTTCCATTTCAAAGGAGCGTGTAGGTGTGAAAAAAGTGCTTATTTTCGGCAGTATAGGTGTGCTGCTCTATTTACTTTTAAGACCGTCGTTTGAGCCAACAATGCTTGAAATCGCGCAACGTTATGAGGAAAGATGGGGCATTGAATTGCCAGAGCCACAACGTTTTGAACAAGTTTGGGAGACAAAATATGCATCACATGGGGACGGCGAATGGTATTCAATCATGCATTTTGAACAGGAACTTCTTACTCCAAGTGATGCGGATTTGATTAAGATAACAGAAAAAAATGATACGATTATTTCGGGCAAGGTCAGTCGTTTTATAACCGATACCATTAATACACATTTAGGAGATACAGAAACACAAACAGCAATTCGTGAAGCATTTGACAAACACCCTATTGAATATTCGATCGGTGATTATTATTTTCATAAAGCTGAAAATTACGGTCAAGATTATGTAATTGGCGTGTATAGAAAGTCGCAGAGAAAAATCTACTTGCTGGAATGGCATCAGTAATGGAAATGAGAAGGAGCAGTTATGAAACATATAATTTTCGGTGAATCAGCAGCTTGTTCTTTAAAGTTTGCATTAAAAAAGGAAACAGCCCAAATCATTGCGTTCCCTGACTATTTAGGGGAGGGTCCAATTCAAGAGCTATTAACAAAAGAAGGATTGAAACAGCGGTCATCTTGGCTCGAGCATGCTTTTCGAATGGATGGCTCACAGTGGGGAAATAGTTTTGAACAGGCAATAAAGCAACTAGAAAAGGTGACTGAAGATGATTCGGTGCTTGTTTGGGCGAGTGAGAATGCTGCCGAGCAGTTTGGGCTATGTCTTATTTGTCATGTCTTACAGTTTAAAAATTGCCCAATTTATTTCTGTGATACCTATGAAAATATGCTGTATTTACACCCTCAGCATAATGTTCAGATGGAAATTCGTCATACAGGAGAGGTCAGTTCAGAGCAGTTTCGTCATATGCTCACGGAAAAGCTGTTTGAGCAGTTAGCACCAGAAGAGATAAGTGATTATGCTAAGCAGGCAGCGAAACTTATGCAGGGCAACTCGCTTCTTCGCACATGGCGCCGTGGTGAAATTTTAGAGGATGTCGAAACGCGTGACGATGCGCTGATTTTTCATTATTTACAAGAGCTCCAGCAGGAATCCAATGAAGAATATATTCGAGCACCACGCATCATCGGTCATGTGCTAGGCTTTAGTGTGCACGACATTCATGATACATGGATTGAATATCGTTTGCTTGCACTCATTGGGGAGGGCAAAGTGGCATATCGCGGAGATTTACGGACAATGCGGACGTATGAAGTGAAATACTATGATAGGGTGAATGAAAGTGTTTGGCTAGGGGCAAAATTATGAAAAAAAATATACCTCTTATTTTAGTTGTTTCCCTATTATGCGGACTTTTATATTGGGCACTCACTGCGCAACAATACACAGTGTCAAAAGGAAAACTGATTGATTTACTTGAACAAGGTGAAACGGTCATTGATTTAACCAAAGTCACGAATTTCGAATGGACACAAGTTGATGCATTCGGTCCATATACGACAACGGAGATGATGGAAGAAGCATTGGGAATTTCGATTGGCTTTGGTGGTGGAGAAGTACTGGAGTCGAACTTTAAAATTGTCTTTGCCAATGATGAAAAAAAGCTAAGCTCCATCACATTAAGTAGGGAATACGGTGATTATTCAGTGAAGGATAATTGATATTTGGTGGTGGAGAAAAATAGTGCTGCATCGCAATAACCTCACGTAAAAAATAACGTGAGGTTAGCATTCATTCAATAATTTGATATTTTGTTTTCGGCCCATATCCGATACGTTCAATTTGATTGGCTAGAATTAGCTTATCTATAATTTTACGCACAGTTGTCTTACTTTTATTTAAAAAGGTTTCGAGCTCTTTTGCTGAAAATTCAGGGTGATGGGTTAACCAAGTAGTTAAATGTTCATCTTCCATTGGTGCTGTTAGAAATGGTTTTTTAGGTAATGTCACAACGAAGGCATTCGGTCCGATTCGCCATGCAGGTGACACGGTGCTATCTTTGTAGCTTTCAACCATACATTGTAAACCTGTGCCGTACCTTTCAATCCATTTTAAACGGTAAAAAACATTCGCTAACTTTGCATTGCGGCTTTGTGAAATCCCCAGATCAATATCCTCGACCGTCAAACCGTTTACCAAACCACCAACAGAAATAATTTCAATTTCGTTTTGGAAAAGGTGAACGAGGATACTTCCACTATAGCTATAATCACGGTGTGTAACTGCATTGACTAACGCTTCACGTAAAGCATAAGAAGGGAAGATTTCATGTTCTTCGCTTTGTAAACCTTCAAGATGAGCGGATTTTTCATTATCGAAATTCAAATATTTTAAAGCTTGATCAACTTGGGTTAAAATGGATCCGCTAAACTCTTTGCGATTTTGAACTTCGAGTTTATCATTATCTAAAAAACGTGCGCATTTAATGGTATGTTCACATTGGTCGGAAATAAGTAAGGCTAAATTTGTAAAATAGCCGTCCTCTGTTAGCAAGCCAAGCTTTCGTTGCTGCTTCGCTGCAAACTTTATTCCCTGTTTTTCGAATACTTCTAAAGCATCATGGAACGTTAAGTCCTGTTGTATACTTGGCATTGTTTCGAAGTTTGTGCTATCTGTTTCGAGAATCATCTGACGGATATTTTCTTCAGAAGCCTTTATAACAGAAGTTCCCTCGCGAACAAATACGCCTGATGGGTTCATTCCTTTATTCTTCAAATAATAAGGACGTCCTGTACCACGTGACACGGAAATTTTTATGATTTCTTTTTCGTCAATTGTTTCAAGTTCTATAAAGGTGTGTACTGAAATGTCCGGTTGAACGCAGTCACGTAGCATATTAGAAACAGACTTTGATACTTTCTTGGCATTTTTTAAACCTAATACGGAGCCGTCATTGTCAATACCAATATATAACTCGCCTCCTAGAGTATTAGCAAATGCAATAACTTCCCGTTTTACATCCTTCGTTAATTTACGTTTAAATTCTACAGTCGGAGATTCTTGTTTATCCATAATTATCACCTCTACCGATTATTTATTTGTAATCAATAGGAATCGATTATAATCGATTAACCAATTCACAGCATCCTTATTAAATATATGTTTAACAACCTGATAAAATATCTCCACAACACAAAAAAGCGAGAGAAAATCTCACTTTTGCTCTAGCATTTCAATAAACGCTATTAATATATCAGTATTGATGACTGAAACATCCTGCAGTAAATCAAAGCTTCTTCCAATTATTGTCAAATGCCATCCTTCTTTTGTATAATCATTTCGATTTTACTTAATAACTGCTGCGCCGTAGTCTGTTCATCAACTGTCATAACATAATCGACCTCATCGCAAGTGGGGGAATCGATTTGTGGAAGCTGACTTTCTAGCAATTCCTCATATGTATAAGTTGAGTCGCGAAATAGTTTTGTGTCACGCAATGTGTTGTCAATTCGGGTTTGTAACACTTCTCGTGCAAAATCAAAGTGAATGTACACGCGAACAAATTGCTCAGCAGGGAAGAAGCGTGCCAATAGCTGCTGGCGCGGGGCTTTATGGATATTGCTATTACATAAAATTAAATTGTAACTAGTTTCTGCAATGGCATAGTGCAATAATGTTTCAGATAGAAGAAATTTCAGAGTATTCGGCCCGTTTTGTGGTACGAGCTTTTCATAATGTGCATTTAAAAATTCCGCCTGATTATCTTGATCGAGCACGACAAAATTCACGAGCGCCTGTTCAAGTTGCCGAGCAAGCGTCGTTTTTCCACTATGCGTAGGGCCAATAGTAAGAATCACTATTCGTTTCATCACATTCATCCTTCAATGTTGTTTTTATTTTCGATACATATCTACTACATAAATTCTGTAATCAAAATAAGCATATAAAATGATTGCGATTTTACATGCCTTTATTTATGAGATTTTGCGTATTAAATTCCTAAAGGCTGCTCCTTTACATGCTCCAAAACACCTTATTTATTCCACCAGCCCCATACGAAAAGCAGTCGAAATGATTTGAGTTCGATTGTTCGCCTGCAATTTGTCCATTAATCGTTGCACATAATCACGCACTGTAAATTCGCTTAAAAACAGAACATTCGCAATTTCTTTATTTTTATAGCCTTCAGCAAGCAAATACAAAATCGTATATTCCTTCTCGCTTAGCTGCATACGGTGATTCAAGTGATTGCGCAGTTGCTTACGGGCTAAATACATACCAAGACGCTTGCCTGCTTGTTCAAGTAAAAACAATTTTTCATTGTCACAATCAAATGTTTCTCCCATTTGGTCAAATGATATCCAACCAAATAACTGCTGTTCATATTCAATCGGAATAAATATGACGGAAGAAAGCCCAAACAAATCAATTGCTACTTGTTGTACATATGGCGCAGGATCTTTAAGGAAAATGGGTTTTTTTAACGTAAAAACCGGCTCGATTTCGATATTACCTTGCATACGTTGTACTTTAGGTAATTCAGTACCAATGACACCTGAAAACTCATTGAGCCAAGGATTATAACTATAAAAAATACAGCGCTTAAATTGAAAAATTTCCTCGGCCTTTACTAAAAGTAGCGGTAAATCCTCCGTACCATTAAGCTGAATCAATTCAATACTAAATGCATCAAGTTGCTTTAATGAAGCCTTCGTCAATTCAAGGGTAGCTATAGGCTTTTCAAGTAATTGCATAAAAGAACGCATACTTTGGTTCATAACTTCTTCATGCGTTGCTAAAATCGCTTCTTTATTGGAATGGTCGATTGAATCTAATACTGTACGCAAAACATGCTCAATTGCTATGGGGAAATAGTTTGATTTATCAACAGGCAAGCCGTGCTGATGAACGCGCACCCAATATTGGAGTGCTTCCAAATTGACTTGCTGCTGCTTCATTTGATTTGCTAAAAATTGCAAAAATGAAATTGAAATGAGATGAAATTGACGCTTCTCAATTGCGGTCAAATCGGGAATACTCTCAATGTACGCTGTCGCTTCATTTTGCAGGTCACTTCGATACATCTTTAAGAATAACAAATACGGAAATTGTTCGCTTGTCATGATTTCACCTACATTTATATGTTTTTTGTTTATGAAATAACCTTAATATATATGTATCATATCACATGAAAGCGCTTTATCATAAAGGTATAAGTTATATCATTAAAATTCTTTCAAAGGAGAGATTCTTATGAATTTCAAAAACGTAACGATCGCTGGTAGCGGTGTATTAGGCAGCCAAATCGCATTCCAATCAGCATTTTTTGGTTTTAACGTAAATGTTTATGACATAAATGACGGTGCAATTGAAGCAGCAAAAACACGTATGGAGTCATTAAAGGCGACATATGGTGAGTATTTCAACGATACAGAAAAAGCAGAAAAGGCATTTGCTAGCCTAACTTATTATACGGATTTAGCACAAGCAGTAAGAGACGCAGACATCATTGTTGAAGCGGTGCCAGAGCGTATCGAAATTAAACAAAACTTCTATGAAAATTTAGGTAAAGTTGCACCTGAAAAAACTGTATTTGCATCAAATTCATCCACATTATTACCAAGTCAATTTGCACATTTTACAGGTAGACCTGAAAAATTCTTAGCATTACATTTTGCGAACTCCATTTGGCAAAACAACACAGCAGAAGTAATGGGTCACCCTGGTACAGAAGAACAGTACGTGGAGCAAGTAGCAGACTTCGCGCGTGCGATTAACATGATTCCATTCGTACTAAAAAAAGAACAACCAGGCTACATCTTAAACACATTATTAGTGCCATTTCTATCAGCAGCGATGGAGCTTTGGGTTAAAGATATTGCCGATCCACAAACGATTGACAAAAACTGGATGATTTCTACCGGCGCACCACGCGGGCCATTCGCGATATATGATGTTGTTGGTATGGAAACACCGTACAACTTAAACTTAATGCGTGCTGAGATAGACCCAGCTGCAAAATTTGTTGCAGAAAAAATTAAGCGTGAAATGATTGACCAAGGGAAAATGGGGATTTCAACAGGAGAAGGCTTTTACAAGTATCCAAACCCAGCCTACATGGATCCTAACTTCTTAAAATCAAATTAATTTTTTGTACATGCGCATCTTGCAAAAGGATGCGCGTTTTTTTGTGCATAGAAATGTCTAAATTTTTTAGTGTAACCCTTTCGAATTTCGAAACTGCCTTCATTCGACCTCGAAATGTGTTTTCTCTTAACGAAAGAATACCAAAGCTAAGAGGGGCGCGTTAAAGAGAAGGAGCTATAATCTAAAATTAGATATGGCCTATTAGTATAGTCTTTCACTATAAATCAAAAAACAGTCTATGTGTAATTTTACACATAAACTGCATTTATTAATTTTCGCTAATTTCATGCTTTTCCATCAAATTTTTCACCCAAATTAGCACAAATGCAATGATAGCAATGACAATTAGCACGGTTGAATTACTGTTTAACACGTCGTCACTGAAGAATAAAATATCTTTCAAGCCCTCAATTAAGAAGCCAAATGGTAACCAAGACACAACATAATCGCGATAGAAACTTGGAAGCATTTCCGGTGCTAATTGAATTAAAGGCAGTCCGAAGAACATTAATATTGCAAAAATTGGCACGACAGCGATACCAATCCATTTTAAACATGCCAATACTAAATACACATAGCCTAAAAATGCGATAGATAGCATCAAAGCAACCGAATTGAACGATTCGAACTCATAGCCTAATACCCATGTGGAAACTAGCGTGATAACATAGCCTGCAAAGAAGTTATAAACGATTGGTAATAGTGATTGTGCCATTTGAAATAGGCGGGCTTGCTTCATCGAACTGAAATTGCGCTTGCGTCCAGCAAAGTAAAAGAGAACTGCGCCAAGTAAGCTAGAAATCCATATAGATGTAAATAACCCCATTGGTACAGAGGCTAACCCATTTACTGGATTAACTTTATACGTTTCTGTTGTAATCGGAGTCGCAAGCAACGGAATCAACTGTGGCTGAACAGGGGATACTGCTGCCGCTAATTGCGGATTGTCTGCGAATTGCTGTTGCAGCGAAGTTTGTACCTCTGTTAGTTTTGCAATCGTTTGCGCACTCATTGTTGAACCAAGTTGTGTCGCCATTTTTTGAAGCATCGTTTCAACGGTAGTTGCGACGCTTGCATTGTAGCCTTCATTTACATATATTTCTACAATCGCTGCTTCAGGTGCGTTTGATTGCAATGAAGCCAATTGCGCCGAAAAATTTTCTGGGACGACTAAACCGCCGTAAGTTTCACGCTGATTCATAGCCTCTTTCATAATTTCCACAGAATCATATTCAATAAACTTAACTGCATCTGGCGCATTCTCAATTAATTTTTCAGTAATGGTAGCCCCAATCTCTCCAGTATCTTCATTGACTAATGCAATGGGTAGATGCTTCGGCTCTATTTTCGCAGTCGGAATCTGTGCCATTAAAAAAATGAACGACACTAATATAACCGCAAGAAACGGAATGATAAAAAATTTATTTTCCTTCATATGCCAATTTGGTCCTTTCTATTTACTCAACGTAATGTTGATTAATGTATAATGCGATTATAAAGAATTTCGTAATCGATGCCCATAAACAATAATAGGTACTCTGTATGTTACTCAACATAATGTTCCATATTGTTTATTAAAAGGAGGAGAAAAAATGGATCGTAGAAAACGAAAATCCCGTGAAGCATTGCGTAAAGCATGTTTAGAATTAGTAAGAGAAAAAGGATTTGAAGCGATGACGATTTTAGATATTACCACGCGCGCTGATTTAAATCGTGGCACGTTTTATTTACATTTTGTTGATAAATACGACATGGTGGAGCAATTTGAAAAGGAGCTTATTTCGAAGATTGAACATGCGCTGCTAGACGATATAACTGAGATACATACGCTTGAAGAATTAGTTCATTCACGCAAATTATCACTTATCAAAATCTTTGATTGTTTTCAGGAGGATCGCGATTTACTAGAAATTATTTTCAATACGAAAGGGGTAGTTTCGTTTCAGCAAAGTTTAAGTGACATTGCGGAAACGGTATTTGAAGACAAACTCAATCGTGAAAAATTAAAGCTTGATAAACATATTCCCCCAGAACTGTTTCGCATCGTGATCGTGTCGCTCATGGTTAGCATTGCACAATATTGGCTTAAAGGCGATAAGCATGTATCTTCTGAAGTAATGGCGCACGGCTTTTTAAATATTATGATGAATGGACCTGCGCGTGCAACAGGGTTAATTCCAGGGGTTTACATCGACATTGAAGATATTTTTAGCAAAACCCAAGACTAAGGTGCGCCGATGCTTTACGGTAGCACCTTTTTTTTTCGCTCCCATAGAATAGTCAGATAGGCAGTCGCAAAAATTTGCGCTTGTTTTATTCGAACATCGATGGTGGGGAATAGATTAAATGAAAAATGTAAAATAATAGGTGTTGATTATGATACAATTACTTCAAATACAATAATAGGGAGCTAGTTATGGATATGATGAACCAATTTGGATCGGTGTTATGGTTGTCACTAATGCCACCGATTTTTTATATTTGTTGTTTGTATTTTACATTATCCTTTTTTCAACATTTGAAATCTGGGGAAGAGGCAAAAATTAAAAAAGCAAAATTAGGTGCGGTAATCTCTCTTTCAATTGCATTATTATTACCTTCTATATCACAACTAATTATTTATTTAGTCATGATGCGATAAAGATTTTAAGGGCTACTAGCAAAATTGTTAGTGGCTTTTTATTGTAGCGAGTGTTCAATAATGCTCAATTGATAAAAAATTCACCTCGAATAACGACATTTTCATGTATATTCATCGAAGATTTATCCTTCCTATCCACTACTTTATTACGTTAATTAACTAAAAACATATTAAACTAATAAGAATTATAAAAATTAATTATTGACTTTAGCAAAATGAATCTGTAAACTAACGAATTAAGATTTGTTGAATTGTAAGAAAATTCAAGGACTTTAAATTTAAAGGGGTGCACACAACATATGACAGCAGTGGCAAACATTCAAGAAGTTGCCTATGAACTCGCAGCGCAGTTTGAACAAACAGCGGTACAGCGAGATAAAACAGGAGGTAATGCAAAATATGAACGAGACTTAATCCGCGAAAGCGGGCTTTTAAAGCTTTTAATTCCTAGTGAATATGGTGGTTTAGGTGGTAATTGGCGAGATGTTTTTGAAGTTGTTCGTATTTTTGCACGAGTAGATAGCTCACTTGCACATGTTTTTGGTTATCATTTTGTGAATTTAGCAACTCCGCATTTATGTGGAAGCGAGTCACAGAAAGAATACTTCTATCGTGAAACAGCAGCGCATAATCTATTTTGGGGTAATGCCTTTAACCCGGTAGACATTAAGCTAGTTGCAACAAAAACGGCGAAAGGCTATGTGTTAAACGGTGTGAAAACATTTTGTTCAGGTAGCGTTGATTCGGATGTATTACTTGTATCGGCACAGGAAGAGGGACGTGAAGAGCCTTTGTTGGTTGTAATACCAAGTAATCGAATAGGTATAGATATGAAAGGCGATTGGGACAATATGGGGCAGCGTCAAACAGACAGTGGCACAATCATTTTCAATCAAGTTGAGGTTTCAGCAGATGAAGTGTTAGAGCGCGGTTTTAATGCTAGTGAGTTTTCAAAGCTGCGTTTAAATATTGCTACATTCACTCTGAATCATCTGTATTTAGGCATTGCAGAAGGTGCGCTACAATCAGCACTAAGCTATACAAAGCAGCACACTCGACCACGTTCAATTGCTCAAACGTCCGCGATTGAAGATCCAATCATACAGCATCATTACGGTCAGTTTTACGTCCAGATAGAAGCGGCAAATTTGGTGGTACATAAAGCCGATACATTATTACAGAAACTTTGGGACAATCCAAATAATATTACACCTGAAAAACGTTTTGTGCTTGAAATGGCATTGCAAACAGCGAAAGTATTTACGACAACAGTAGGCTTAGATATTACTTCACGAATTTTTGAGGTAATGGGTAGCCGCTCAACATCCAACCAATTCGGCTTTGATCGATTTTGGCGCAATATTCGTACCATGACGTTGCATGTACCAGTAGACACAACGATTCAAAACCTAGGCTATCAATTTTTAACGAAAGGGTGATGTGAGATGGTGTTATTGCAACAAGAGGTGGAACTGCCCATAGAAATTCCTGAGCAACGAAAGTTTTCGCGCAAAAACAAAATCGAAGCGCGTGGCATTGATTTTAGCTATGATGGGACGACGAAAATTTTAAATAACATTGATTTAGATGTAAAAGAAGGTGAATTCCTTGTATTCATGGGACCGTCTGGCTGTGGCAAAAGTACATTTTTACGCATGATTGCCGGGCTTGAAGGCTTTGATAATGGAGACATTGTCATCAACGAGAATTCAGTAAAGACGAAGCATCCGGATTGCGGCGTTGTGTTTCAAGATTATTCGCTGTTCCCATGGTTAACTGCTCAAGCAAATGTTGTGCTAGCACTCAAGCAACGCAACAAAACCAAGTCGAAAAAAGAGCTAACACATATCGCTGAAGAGTATTTGACGCTTGTGAATTTAGGGCATGCCATTAAAAAGTACCCAGGGCAAATGTCGGGTGGAATGAAGCAACGAGCGGCTATTGCACGGGCACTGAGCTACGGCTCGGATCTGCTGTTAATGGATGAACCATTCGGCGCACTTGACCCTGTTACACGTATTCACTTACAAGATTTAATCGTTCAAATTCGTGCGCAGCAAAATCGTACCATTGTTTTTGTAACGCATGATGTCGATGAAGCCATTTACTTAGCAGACCGCATTATTATTTTTGCACCTGGAAAAAATGGCGCAGTGACAAAATCAATTGAAGTGTCAGTAAAAAAGGGAACAGACCGTCAAAAATTATTTGAAAGTTTCGAATTCCGTTCGTTCCGCGAATCATTACTAAACGAAATGAATGAACAAATTTTAAATAGCATAAAAAACGAAGTGTCAGATGGCGCAGGAATTTAGGAGGATTTTTTAAATGAAGAAATTAAAATTATTCGCACCTTTTCTACTCGCGGCGAGCGTATTAGCAGCATGTGGGGATGATACAGACGTAAAAACAGGTAGTGCTGAAGAAGATTTTGAAATTACAGTCGGCTTAAGCCAATCATCTGGTGGAACATTAGTAGACATTGCTTACCAGGAAGGCTACTTTGAAGATGAAAATTTAATAGTTAATCGAGTTGGGTTTGCGAACTCCGCAGATGGTTTAAATGCATTACAGGCAGGGAAAGTTGATGTCGGTGTATCGTTCGGTACTGCAGGTCCGCTAACATTTATCGCAAATGGTTCAGATTTTTCAATTATCGGTGGGCATTTAGAAGGTGGACACCCGATTTTAACGAAGAAGGAAAATGCAGGTCAATATACTTCGCTTGAAAGCTACAAAGGTAAAAAGGTAGGGACGATTCGTATTTTTACATCAGATATCGTATTCCGCTCAGCGCTTGAAGATGCCGGTATTGACTGGAAAAACGAAGTCGAAATCGTTGAATTTAAAACGGGTAGTATGTTGTTAGAGGCAGTTGCATCAGGAAAAGTTGATGTTGCGGTATCAGCGAACTCGTTTTACGCACAAGCGATAGATATGGGCTTAGAAGCGGTTGCGTGGAGTAATGATTTACAAGAGGGGCATGTATGCTGCCGAGTTGTTACACGTACCGAATTATTATCAGATCATGACGGTGAGGCATATAAACGTTTCTTAAAAGCATTAATTCGTGCTGAGCGTATTAAAGGCGAAGACCCACAAGTTGCGGTCGCTGCAGCGAAGGAATACATGAAAGTAGATGAGAGCGTAATTAAGACAATTGTCAACGATCCGCATTCAAATTACTCATCTGACCCAAGTAAGGAAAAGGTTGGACAAATGTGGGAGCAAATGAAGGAAATTGGCTACATTGAAAATGTGGATGATATTAATATTAACGATTATGTAAATATTGACCTATATGAGCAAGCGTTAAACGAGCTCATCGAGGAGCATCCAGATGATAGCTACTATCAAAAGCAGCTTGTACGCTTTAACGAACAAAATATTTAAAGGGAGTGAGAACCTGTGCTCACATTTTTTAAGCGCTATAATCTGACTATTTTTATAGGAATTCTAATCATTGTTATTTGGGCACTTGTAACCAAGTATGCTTCGTGGATTAACCCAGTTATTTTCCCAGAGCCACTTACGGTTGTCGAATCATTTGTCACAAAATGGGGGGAGCTAATTGGTGGTGTTGGTAGCTCGATGAAGCTCCTTATACCTGGCTTTTTTGGGGCATTACTTGCAGGCATTGTAGCTGGTCTGTTTTTTGGACTAAACAAACGCTTACGTGAAATTTTAATGCCATACTTTCATGCACTAAGCCCGATTCCACCAACATTATTTATTCCATATGCAATTGCGCTGTTACC
This portion of the Solibacillus daqui genome encodes:
- a CDS encoding DUF1835 domain-containing protein, with the protein product MKHIIFGESAACSLKFALKKETAQIIAFPDYLGEGPIQELLTKEGLKQRSSWLEHAFRMDGSQWGNSFEQAIKQLEKVTEDDSVLVWASENAAEQFGLCLICHVLQFKNCPIYFCDTYENMLYLHPQHNVQMEIRHTGEVSSEQFRHMLTEKLFEQLAPEEISDYAKQAAKLMQGNSLLRTWRRGEILEDVETRDDALIFHYLQELQQESNEEYIRAPRIIGHVLGFSVHDIHDTWIEYRLLALIGEGKVAYRGDLRTMRTYEVKYYDRVNESVWLGAKL
- a CDS encoding RNA-binding domain-containing protein, with the translated sequence MDKQESPTVEFKRKLTKDVKREVIAFANTLGGELYIGIDNDGSVLGLKNAKKVSKSVSNMLRDCVQPDISVHTFIELETIDEKEIIKISVSRGTGRPYYLKNKGMNPSGVFVREGTSVIKASEENIRQMILETDSTNFETMPSIQQDLTFHDALEVFEKQGIKFAAKQQRKLGLLTEDGYFTNLALLISDQCEHTIKCARFLDNDKLEVQNRKEFSGSILTQVDQALKYLNFDNEKSAHLEGLQSEEHEIFPSYALREALVNAVTHRDYSYSGSILVHLFQNEIEIISVGGLVNGLTVEDIDLGISQSRNAKLANVFYRLKWIERYGTGLQCMVESYKDSTVSPAWRIGPNAFVVTLPKKPFLTAPMEDEHLTTWLTHHPEFSAKELETFLNKSKTTVRKIIDKLILANQIERIGYGPKTKYQIIE
- a CDS encoding AAA family ATPase codes for the protein MKRIVILTIGPTHSGKTTLARQLEQALVNFVVLDQDNQAEFLNAHYEKLVPQNGPNTLKFLLSETLLHYAIAETSYNLILCNSNIHKAPRQQLLARFFPAEQFVRVYIHFDFAREVLQTRIDNTLRDTKLFRDSTYTYEELLESQLPQIDSPTCDEVDYVMTVDEQTTAQQLLSKIEMIIQKKDGI
- a CDS encoding response regulator transcription factor, encoding MTSEQFPYLLFLKMYRSDLQNEATAYIESIPDLTAIEKRQFHLISISFLQFLANQMKQQQVNLEALQYWVRVHQHGLPVDKSNYFPIAIEHVLRTVLDSIDHSNKEAILATHEEVMNQSMRSFMQLLEKPIATLELTKASLKQLDAFSIELIQLNGTEDLPLLLVKAEEIFQFKRCIFYSYNPWLNEFSGVIGTELPKVQRMQGNIEIEPVFTLKKPIFLKDPAPYVQQVAIDLFGLSSVIFIPIEYEQQLFGWISFDQMGETFDCDNEKLFLLEQAGKRLGMYLARKQLRNHLNHRMQLSEKEYTILYLLAEGYKNKEIANVLFLSEFTVRDYVQRLMDKLQANNRTQIISTAFRMGLVE
- a CDS encoding 3-hydroxyacyl-CoA dehydrogenase, translated to MNFKNVTIAGSGVLGSQIAFQSAFFGFNVNVYDINDGAIEAAKTRMESLKATYGEYFNDTEKAEKAFASLTYYTDLAQAVRDADIIVEAVPERIEIKQNFYENLGKVAPEKTVFASNSSTLLPSQFAHFTGRPEKFLALHFANSIWQNNTAEVMGHPGTEEQYVEQVADFARAINMIPFVLKKEQPGYILNTLLVPFLSAAMELWVKDIADPQTIDKNWMISTGAPRGPFAIYDVVGMETPYNLNLMRAEIDPAAKFVAEKIKREMIDQGKMGISTGEGFYKYPNPAYMDPNFLKSN
- a CDS encoding YhgE/Pip domain-containing protein, whose product is MKENKFFIIPFLAVILVSFIFLMAQIPTAKIEPKHLPIALVNEDTGEIGATITEKLIENAPDAVKFIEYDSVEIMKEAMNQRETYGGLVVPENFSAQLASLQSNAPEAAIVEIYVNEGYNASVATTVETMLQKMATQLGSTMSAQTIAKLTEVQTSLQQQFADNPQLAAAVSPVQPQLIPLLATPITTETYKVNPVNGLASVPMGLFTSIWISSLLGAVLFYFAGRKRNFSSMKQARLFQMAQSLLPIVYNFFAGYVITLVSTWVLGYEFESFNSVALMLSIAFLGYVYLVLACLKWIGIAVVPIFAILMFFGLPLIQLAPEMLPSFYRDYVVSWLPFGFLIEGLKDILFFSDDVLNSNSTVLIVIAIIAFVLIWVKNLMEKHEISEN